A genomic segment from Bacteroidales bacterium encodes:
- a CDS encoding L-threonine 3-dehydrogenase translates to MKKILVIGAGGQIGSELVPYTRKIYGAQNVVAADLDETKCKALAESGPFEKLDATDSKQFHEIVKKYKIDTIYNLVALLSATGEKNPTLAWKINMGALENSLEIAREEKCAVFTPSSIGAFGPNTPADNTPQDTIMRPTTIYGVCKVAGELLSNYYFTRFGVDTRSVRFPGLISNVTLPGGGTTDYAVEIYYEAIKKQCYTCNLEKGTFLDMMYMPDALKACVDLMEANPDKLVHRNSFNVTAMSFDPEIIANEIKKHIPQFTMDYKIDPVKQQIANSWPNSLDDSCARKEWGWKPTYDLASMTVDMLEKIREKKNKGLI, encoded by the coding sequence ATGAAAAAAATATTAGTTATCGGAGCCGGCGGTCAAATAGGCTCGGAACTTGTCCCTTACACACGTAAGATATATGGTGCGCAGAATGTCGTAGCAGCAGATCTTGATGAAACAAAATGTAAAGCATTAGCAGAATCTGGACCTTTTGAGAAGTTGGATGCTACCGATAGTAAGCAGTTTCACGAGATAGTCAAAAAATATAAAATTGACACTATCTATAATTTAGTTGCACTGCTTTCGGCAACAGGAGAGAAAAACCCAACGTTAGCGTGGAAAATCAATATGGGTGCATTAGAAAACAGCTTAGAGATAGCACGAGAGGAGAAATGCGCCGTATTTACCCCAAGTTCAATAGGAGCTTTTGGACCAAACACTCCAGCCGATAATACACCACAAGACACCATAATGCGTCCAACAACAATCTACGGTGTTTGCAAAGTAGCAGGCGAATTACTAAGCAACTACTATTTTACCCGTTTTGGCGTAGATACTCGTTCGGTGCGTTTCCCAGGATTAATTTCAAACGTAACCCTTCCCGGTGGTGGAACAACCGACTATGCAGTTGAAATATACTACGAAGCCATTAAAAAACAGTGCTATACATGCAATCTTGAAAAAGGAACTTTCTTGGATATGATGTATATGCCCGATGCCCTTAAAGCATGTGTTGATTTGATGGAAGCTAATCCCGACAAACTTGTTCACAGAAACTCTTTCAACGTCACGGCAATGAGCTTCGACCCTGAAATTATCGCCAACGAGATTAAAAAACATATCCCACAGTTTACAATGGATTACAAAATTGACCCTGTAAAACAACAAATCGCCAACAGCTGGCCCAACAGCCTTGATGACAGCTGTGCAAGAAAAGAGTGGGGCTGGAAACCTACATACGATTTGGCTTCAATGACAGTTGATATGTTGGAAAAAATCAGAGAAAAGAAGAATAAGGGTTTAATATAG
- a CDS encoding gamma carbonic anhydrase family protein has protein sequence MAIIREVRGFVPKYGENCFFAETAVIVGDVILGNECSVWYNAVLRGDVNSIRTGNRVNIQDCAVLHTLYQKSQIHIGNNVTVSHNVTLHGCIIEDNVLVGIGAVVLDDARIGSNSIIAAGSVVLAGQVVEPNSVYAGIPAKKVKEIEPEQSKNMIEKIANNYLMYAGWYKEQNG, from the coding sequence ATGGCTATTATTAGAGAAGTCCGTGGATTTGTTCCAAAATATGGCGAAAACTGTTTTTTTGCTGAAACAGCCGTAATTGTTGGTGATGTTATTCTTGGCAATGAATGTAGTGTATGGTACAATGCTGTACTACGCGGAGATGTTAATTCTATAAGAACAGGAAACCGTGTAAATATCCAAGATTGTGCGGTTTTGCACACGTTGTATCAGAAATCGCAAATACATATCGGAAACAACGTTACGGTAAGCCATAATGTCACTTTACACGGCTGTATCATCGAAGATAATGTTTTAGTAGGAATCGGAGCTGTTGTGTTAGATGATGCCCGAATAGGTAGCAATTCAATAATTGCAGCGGGTTCGGTAGTTTTAGCAGGTCAGGTTGTTGAGCCAAACTCTGTTTATGCAGGTATCCCTGCAAAAAAAGTAAAGGAGATAGAGCCAGAGCAGTCGAAAAATATGATTGAAAAAATAGCCAACAACTATTTAATGTACGCCGGTTGGTATAAAGAACAAAACGGTTGA
- a CDS encoding ABC transporter ATP-binding protein — protein MIQAQNIVKRYDTLTVLKGIDLEISKGEVVAIVGPSGAGKTTLLNIIGTLDKPDEGEVFIQGVKISSLKDQKLSEFRNSNIGFIFQFHRLLPEFTALENVCIPAMIGGASLKKSKKRAHELLSQIGLGERVNHKPSELSGGEQQRVAVARALMNNPSFILADEPSGNLDSKNRTELHQLFFKLRDMYGQTFVIVTHDSELSTMADRRIEMRDGLLIN, from the coding sequence ATGATTCAGGCTCAAAATATTGTTAAAAGATATGACACCTTAACCGTTTTGAAAGGTATTGATTTAGAGATAAGCAAAGGCGAGGTCGTTGCAATTGTAGGTCCATCGGGTGCAGGAAAAACAACTTTGTTGAATATTATTGGAACGCTCGATAAACCAGATGAGGGTGAGGTTTTTATTCAAGGTGTTAAAATTAGCTCCCTGAAAGATCAAAAGCTATCGGAGTTTAGAAACAGTAATATTGGATTTATTTTCCAATTCCATCGTCTATTGCCTGAATTTACTGCTCTTGAGAATGTTTGTATTCCTGCAATGATTGGAGGAGCAAGCCTAAAAAAATCAAAAAAGAGAGCACATGAGTTGTTGTCTCAAATTGGGTTAGGTGAGAGAGTAAATCACAAACCTTCCGAATTATCAGGTGGAGAGCAGCAGCGTGTAGCAGTTGCCCGTGCATTAATGAATAATCCATCATTTATTCTCGCTGACGAGCCAAGTGGAAACCTCGATTCTAAAAACCGCACAGAACTGCACCAACTCTTTTTTAAGCTTCGCGATATGTATGGGCAAACTTTCGTAATCGTTACCCACGATAGTGAACTCTCAACAATGGCTGACAGACGAATTGAGATGCGTGATGGACTTTTAATCAATTAA
- the secD gene encoding protein translocase subunit SecD yields the protein MQNKGAIKFVAIALALVCLYQLSFTFIAGKVRKQAKEYATGPDNLVDSDREAFYLDSMASEPVYNFLWIRKFNFAEVQDREIGLGLDLKGGMNVILQVAVEDVIVALADNSQDSTFREALKLAKRYQRNSQESFVTLFGRAYSELSPNGQLAAIFGTKNLKEKISFNSTNEQVLKIIEEETRAAIDNSFTILRNRIDRFGVAQPNIQPLGVDGQILVELPGIKDPERVKKLLQGTASLEFWETYSNEEVYQYLFQANQRIREINLAKQSIVTDEAEKADVVADSVAVVQEEKVEEESKSLLEIVDTTQVEAKEEFDANKWKEENPLFAILNPRVMQDGSIGQGAAVGYAHKKDTALVNRMLNLEEVKNIFPRSMRIRFLWGVKPIDAEKNYFELIAIKVNNREGLAALSGDVIVDAREEFGDRQATAQVTMVMNSEGAKKWARLTKNNIGQQIAIVLDDYVYSYPVVQTEISEGRSSISGNFTVAEAKDLANILKSGKMPAAARIIQEEIVGPSLGTETINKGLWSFVIAFAAVLLFMLFYYRHAGLVANIALLANLFFLMGVLASLGAVLTLPGIAGIVLTMGMAIDANVLIYERVKEELLAGKGIKTAIADGFKNSYSAILDSNITTLLTAIIIGYFGKGPIYGFAITLGIGILTSLFSAIFITRLVFEAMLKRNKPITLSTKISEKAFRNTEFNFLEKRKFSYTISGAIVIISIISLVVKGFNLGVDFTGGYSYIVRFDKEVTVQDVRDALEEEYGTTPDVKTFGGTDQVKITTRHLIDPDHELTDEEIAEYRIISGNNDPEKTVEVNDIVEAKLYNGLSKFYTDLSYNDFVSDGQKSIGRMSSMKVGPTVADDIKTSAVYSIIAALFVIFLYILVRFSNWRYSLGAVVGLTHNVIFILGFYSLFAYAMPFSMEIDQSFIAAILTVAGYTINDTVVVFDRVREYLGLYKNREIGLVMNQSLNATLSRTIITSSTTFLVLFIIFAFGGEVIRGFVFAMMLGIAVGTYSSLFIASPITYDLMKRKAIKADEDQK from the coding sequence ATGCAAAATAAAGGAGCAATCAAATTTGTAGCTATTGCATTAGCTTTAGTATGTCTGTATCAGTTGTCTTTCACTTTTATAGCAGGCAAAGTACGCAAACAGGCAAAAGAATATGCAACCGGACCCGATAATCTTGTTGATAGTGATAGAGAAGCATTTTATCTTGACTCAATGGCAAGTGAACCGGTATATAATTTTTTGTGGATTAGAAAATTTAACTTCGCAGAAGTACAAGATAGAGAAATCGGACTCGGTCTTGACCTTAAAGGCGGTATGAACGTTATTTTGCAAGTTGCAGTTGAAGACGTTATTGTTGCCTTAGCCGATAATTCACAAGACAGTACATTCCGGGAAGCACTTAAATTAGCAAAACGCTATCAACGTAATAGCCAAGAGAGTTTTGTAACCCTTTTCGGACGTGCCTATTCTGAGCTTTCACCTAATGGACAATTAGCGGCTATTTTCGGAACAAAAAACCTAAAAGAAAAAATCAGCTTCAATAGCACTAATGAACAAGTGCTAAAGATAATTGAAGAGGAGACACGTGCAGCTATTGACAACTCTTTTACTATTTTAAGAAATCGTATCGACCGATTTGGAGTTGCACAACCAAATATCCAGCCACTCGGTGTTGATGGACAAATATTGGTTGAACTTCCCGGTATTAAAGACCCCGAAAGGGTGAAAAAACTTTTGCAAGGAACGGCAAGCCTTGAGTTTTGGGAAACATACTCAAATGAAGAGGTTTACCAATATCTGTTTCAAGCAAACCAAAGGATACGTGAAATAAACCTCGCTAAACAATCCATTGTAACCGATGAAGCCGAAAAAGCTGATGTAGTTGCTGATAGTGTGGCTGTTGTTCAAGAAGAAAAAGTTGAAGAAGAGAGTAAATCACTTTTAGAAATCGTTGATACAACTCAAGTTGAAGCAAAAGAGGAGTTTGACGCCAATAAATGGAAAGAAGAAAACCCGCTTTTTGCTATACTTAACCCACGTGTAATGCAAGATGGCTCAATAGGTCAGGGAGCTGCAGTTGGTTATGCGCATAAAAAAGATACTGCGTTAGTAAATAGGATGTTAAATTTAGAAGAGGTTAAAAACATTTTCCCACGCTCAATGCGTATTAGGTTTTTGTGGGGTGTTAAACCTATTGATGCTGAAAAGAATTACTTCGAACTTATAGCTATCAAAGTAAATAACCGCGAAGGGCTTGCAGCTCTATCTGGTGACGTTATAGTTGATGCACGTGAAGAGTTCGGCGATCGCCAAGCTACGGCACAAGTAACAATGGTGATGAATAGCGAAGGTGCAAAAAAATGGGCGCGCTTAACTAAAAACAATATTGGACAACAAATAGCAATTGTTCTTGATGATTATGTTTACAGCTATCCGGTTGTTCAAACGGAAATAAGCGAGGGTCGTTCATCAATTTCAGGAAACTTTACTGTGGCTGAAGCAAAAGACTTGGCAAATATCCTTAAATCGGGTAAAATGCCTGCTGCAGCAAGAATTATCCAAGAAGAAATTGTTGGTCCATCGCTTGGTACAGAGACAATAAACAAAGGGTTGTGGTCATTCGTTATTGCGTTTGCGGCAGTTCTTCTGTTTATGCTGTTCTACTACCGACACGCAGGTTTAGTAGCCAATATTGCATTGTTAGCCAACCTCTTCTTCCTAATGGGAGTTTTAGCATCGCTTGGAGCTGTTCTAACGTTGCCGGGTATTGCAGGTATTGTGCTGACAATGGGTATGGCGATTGACGCCAACGTTCTAATCTATGAGCGTGTAAAAGAGGAACTTTTAGCAGGTAAAGGCATTAAAACAGCAATTGCCGATGGTTTCAAAAACTCCTACTCAGCCATTCTCGACTCCAACATTACAACATTGCTGACAGCCATTATTATTGGTTATTTCGGCAAAGGACCTATCTATGGTTTTGCTATTACTTTGGGAATTGGTATTTTAACCTCGTTGTTCTCAGCAATTTTCATTACAAGGCTTGTTTTTGAAGCAATGCTAAAAAGGAACAAACCAATTACATTATCTACAAAAATTTCAGAAAAAGCGTTTAGAAACACAGAATTCAATTTCCTTGAGAAACGCAAATTTTCATATACAATTTCTGGTGCTATTGTGATTATATCAATAATTTCTTTAGTAGTCAAAGGATTTAATTTAGGTGTTGACTTTACGGGAGGTTACTCATATATAGTACGGTTTGATAAGGAAGTTACGGTACAAGATGTTCGTGATGCTTTGGAAGAAGAATATGGAACCACACCTGATGTTAAAACATTCGGAGGCACAGATCAAGTAAAAATCACAACTCGACACTTGATTGACCCCGACCACGAACTAACCGATGAGGAGATAGCAGAATATCGCATAATATCAGGAAATAACGACCCTGAAAAAACAGTAGAAGTTAACGATATTGTTGAAGCCAAACTGTATAATGGTTTGTCTAAATTCTACACTGATTTAAGCTACAACGATTTTGTTAGCGATGGACAAAAATCAATAGGTAGAATGAGTTCGATGAAAGTAGGACCTACCGTTGCAGATGATATCAAAACATCAGCTGTCTACTCAATTATTGCTGCTCTGTTTGTTATTTTCTTATATATTTTAGTACGTTTTTCAAATTGGCGTTACAGTTTAGGTGCAGTTGTTGGTCTTACACACAACGTAATCTTTATTTTGGGATTCTATTCACTGTTTGCCTACGCAATGCCATTCTCAATGGAGATTGACCAATCTTTTATAGCAGCAATTCTGACTGTGGCTGGTTACACAATCAACGATACTGTTGTTGTATTCGACCGTGTTAGAGAGTATCTCGGATTGTACAAAAACAGAGAGATAGGTCTTGTTATGAACCAATCATTGAACGCAACATTAAGCCGTACGATAATTACGTCATCAACAACATTTTTGGTGCTGTTTATAATATTTGCATTCGGAGGTGAAGTGATACGTGGATTTGTTTTTGCAATGATGCTCGGTATCGCCGTTGGTACATATTCATCGCTATTTATCGCATCTCCAATCACTTACGATTTAATGAAAAGGAAAGCTATTAAAGCAGATGAAGACCAAAAGTAA
- a CDS encoding lipoprotein signal peptidase, which yields MKLNFKKPKNLIILVVSATLIIDQVSKILVKTNMVIGQEFSVFGNWFLIHFTENPGMAFGMAFGGTFGKIVLTLIRIAAVIGILWYLNYLIKKHNAPKGVIVGVSLVLAGAMGNIFDSVFYGVLFSSSYGQVAEFLPAAGGYAPLFQGHVVDMLYFPIIDTHLPSWFPFWANKHFLFFRPVFNIADSAITCGVIYLILFQSKFFKTIDKNKKTVNENAEQNV from the coding sequence ATGAAGTTAAACTTTAAAAAACCAAAAAACCTTATAATATTAGTTGTTTCAGCCACATTGATAATCGATCAGGTGTCGAAAATCTTGGTTAAAACAAATATGGTTATTGGGCAGGAGTTCTCGGTTTTTGGAAATTGGTTTTTGATACATTTTACAGAAAATCCCGGAATGGCTTTTGGAATGGCATTCGGTGGAACTTTCGGGAAAATAGTGTTAACACTTATAAGAATTGCTGCTGTTATTGGAATACTGTGGTATTTGAATTATTTAATTAAAAAGCACAACGCTCCAAAAGGTGTTATTGTAGGCGTTTCGCTTGTCTTGGCGGGAGCAATGGGCAATATTTTCGACAGTGTTTTTTACGGAGTTCTCTTTTCATCAAGTTATGGTCAAGTAGCCGAATTTTTACCCGCAGCCGGTGGCTATGCGCCTCTATTTCAAGGACATGTAGTTGATATGCTCTATTTTCCGATTATTGATACACATCTACCATCGTGGTTTCCATTTTGGGCTAATAAGCACTTTCTGTTTTTCCGTCCGGTTTTCAATATTGCTGACAGTGCAATAACTTGCGGGGTTATATACCTAATTTTATTTCAAAGCAAATTTTTTAAAACAATAGATAAAAATAAAAAAACAGTAAACGAAAACGCAGAACAAAATGTCTAA
- a CDS encoding TraR/DksA family transcriptional regulator, whose product MSEKTRYSEEELAEFKEVILKKLEQAQHDYEILRDSLAHNDGNDTQDTSPTFKVLEEGAAVLSKEETSRLAQRQLQFIQHLKAALVRIENKTYGVCRETGKLIPKERLMAVPHATLSIEAKNAQNKN is encoded by the coding sequence ATGAGCGAGAAAACAAGATACTCCGAAGAAGAACTTGCCGAGTTTAAGGAAGTTATTCTAAAAAAGTTAGAACAGGCTCAGCACGATTATGAAATATTACGTGATTCTCTTGCACATAACGATGGAAATGATACACAAGATACATCTCCAACATTCAAGGTGCTTGAAGAGGGGGCAGCTGTTTTATCGAAAGAAGAGACAAGCAGATTAGCACAACGACAACTGCAATTTATTCAGCATTTGAAAGCTGCTTTAGTGCGTATTGAAAACAAAACATACGGCGTTTGCAGAGAGACAGGAAAACTAATTCCAAAGGAACGTTTAATGGCTGTGCCACATGCAACATTGAGCATTGAAGCAAAAAATGCCCAAAACAAAAACTAA
- a CDS encoding isoleucine--tRNA ligase: MTRKYKEYKGLDLPSVNKEILKQWESEKAFEQSLETRKDGPEYIFFEGPPSANGMPGIHHVMARAIKDVFCRYKTMQGFRVDRKAGWDTHGLPVELGVEKSLGITKEDIGKTISIEEYNNHCRVDVMRFTDAWEELTDKMGYWVDMDNPYITYDNRYIETLWYLLKEIFNKGLLYKGKTIQPFSPAAGTGLSTHELNQPGCYRDVKDTTVVAQFSVIKDKKSSILFDKTDTEVYILAWTTTPWTLPSNTALAVGANINYVFVKSFNPYTGEPISVILSEDKLDTYFSPANAEIPMNEYNTGDKKIPFKVLAKFTGKELEGISYNQLIPWIKPEGNAFKVIVGDFVTTEEGTGIVHIAPTFGADDDRVAKQYGISPLILRDKALAPEPMVDRKGRFYRIEDLDDDFVKKYVDINTYRDFAGRYVKNEYDPAWDGKSEENTDVDISVMLKKENKAFRIEKYVHNYPHCWRTDKPILYYPLDSWFIKTTAVKDRMIELNKTINWKPQSTGEGRFGKWLENLVDWNLSRSRYWGTPLPIWMSADRKEIKCIGSVEELYSEIEKAVTKGVMKKNPLKGFTVGDYSKENYEKIDLHRPFVDDILLVSETGQPMQRELDLIDVWFDSGAMPYAQWHYPFENRENFDKLFPADFIAEGVDQTRGWFFTLHAIATIISDSVSFKNIVSNGLVLDKNGNKMSKRLGNAVDPFIVIDQYGADPLRWYMITNSQPWDNLKFDIEGVAEVSRKFFGTLYNTYSFFALYANVDGFANKEEQIPVANRPEIDRWVLSGLNSLIKEVTELYDTYEPTRAGRLIANFVDEDLSNWYVRLNRKRFWGGEYNADKIAAYQTLYTCLKVIAQLSAPIAPFFSDRLFRDLTNAGKESQSVHLSYFPKADNSVINTDLERKMKLAQRISSMILGLRRKVNIRVRQPLQKILIPVLDERMKNDIAEVENIILSEVNIKEIEYILSSDDILVKKVKPNFKTLGPRFGKQMKDVAATITAMTQKQINQIEAENKIVLQGASGEFEIGIDDVEIVSEDIPGLAVSSEGQLTVALDIQISEELRYEGIARELINRIQNMRKDSGLDVTDKIKLYIRRHKLIDTAVNNHSEYISTQVLAAEIVLFDDQEVEDAKDVELEEDLTTQILIEKVN, encoded by the coding sequence ATGACAAGGAAATACAAAGAGTACAAAGGACTTGACCTGCCATCTGTAAACAAAGAGATACTAAAACAGTGGGAGAGTGAAAAGGCATTCGAACAAAGTTTAGAGACACGAAAAGATGGTCCTGAATATATCTTCTTCGAGGGACCGCCATCGGCAAACGGAATGCCCGGAATCCACCACGTTATGGCGCGCGCCATTAAAGACGTTTTCTGCCGTTACAAAACAATGCAGGGATTTAGAGTCGATAGAAAAGCAGGGTGGGATACTCACGGACTTCCTGTAGAGCTTGGAGTTGAAAAATCGCTCGGAATCACCAAAGAGGATATCGGAAAAACCATATCTATTGAGGAGTACAACAACCACTGTCGCGTTGACGTTATGCGCTTTACAGACGCATGGGAAGAGCTTACCGATAAAATGGGATACTGGGTTGATATGGATAACCCATATATCACTTACGATAACCGTTATATCGAAACATTGTGGTACCTGCTGAAAGAGATATTTAATAAAGGATTGCTATACAAGGGCAAAACCATTCAACCTTTTTCACCCGCCGCAGGAACAGGATTAAGTACCCACGAGTTGAACCAGCCCGGTTGCTATCGTGATGTAAAAGACACAACGGTTGTTGCGCAATTCTCAGTCATTAAAGATAAAAAATCATCAATACTTTTTGACAAAACCGATACAGAGGTTTATATATTAGCCTGGACGACAACACCTTGGACACTGCCGTCTAACACAGCTTTGGCTGTAGGAGCAAACATCAACTATGTTTTTGTCAAATCATTTAATCCCTATACAGGCGAGCCTATTTCGGTAATATTATCAGAAGATAAGTTAGACACATATTTCAGCCCTGCAAATGCTGAAATCCCTATGAATGAGTACAATACGGGCGATAAAAAAATTCCGTTTAAAGTATTAGCCAAATTCACAGGAAAAGAGTTAGAGGGTATAAGCTACAACCAGCTTATACCATGGATTAAACCCGAAGGCAACGCCTTTAAGGTAATTGTTGGTGATTTTGTTACAACAGAAGAGGGAACCGGAATTGTCCACATCGCGCCAACTTTCGGTGCCGATGACGACCGCGTTGCCAAACAGTACGGCATATCTCCTCTGATATTGAGAGACAAAGCGTTAGCCCCCGAACCAATGGTTGACAGAAAAGGGAGATTTTATCGCATTGAGGATTTAGACGACGATTTTGTAAAAAAATATGTTGATATAAACACATATCGCGATTTTGCCGGACGATATGTTAAAAACGAATACGACCCTGCATGGGACGGAAAGTCGGAAGAGAATACCGATGTTGATATAAGCGTAATGCTTAAAAAAGAGAACAAGGCATTTAGAATAGAGAAATATGTCCACAACTATCCACACTGCTGGCGCACGGACAAACCTATTCTGTACTATCCTCTTGATTCTTGGTTTATTAAGACCACCGCAGTAAAGGACAGAATGATTGAGTTGAACAAGACAATCAACTGGAAACCGCAATCTACAGGCGAGGGACGTTTCGGTAAATGGTTAGAAAACCTTGTAGATTGGAACCTTTCTCGTTCACGCTACTGGGGAACACCGCTACCTATCTGGATGTCAGCCGACAGGAAAGAGATTAAATGTATTGGCTCAGTCGAGGAGTTGTATTCAGAAATTGAGAAGGCTGTTACTAAGGGCGTTATGAAAAAGAATCCGTTAAAAGGATTTACCGTTGGCGATTACTCTAAAGAGAACTACGAAAAAATAGACCTTCACCGCCCATTTGTCGATGATATTTTGTTGGTAAGCGAAACAGGGCAACCAATGCAACGCGAGTTAGACCTAATAGACGTTTGGTTCGATTCGGGCGCAATGCCTTATGCGCAGTGGCACTATCCATTTGAAAACAGGGAGAATTTCGACAAACTATTTCCGGCAGATTTTATAGCCGAAGGCGTTGATCAAACTCGTGGTTGGTTTTTTACGCTTCACGCAATCGCCACGATAATAAGTGATAGCGTATCGTTCAAAAACATTGTCAGCAACGGTTTGGTGTTAGATAAAAATGGAAATAAAATGTCCAAGCGACTTGGCAATGCCGTTGACCCGTTTATAGTTATTGATCAATACGGTGCCGACCCACTTCGTTGGTACATGATAACAAACTCGCAGCCTTGGGATAACTTAAAGTTTGATATTGAGGGAGTTGCAGAGGTAAGTCGCAAGTTTTTTGGCACACTTTATAATACATACTCATTCTTTGCGCTATATGCCAATGTTGACGGCTTTGCAAACAAGGAAGAGCAAATACCTGTTGCAAATCGCCCGGAAATTGACCGTTGGGTATTAAGCGGATTAAATTCTCTAATCAAAGAGGTTACAGAGTTGTACGACACCTACGAGCCAACACGTGCTGGACGCTTGATTGCCAATTTTGTTGATGAAGATTTAAGTAACTGGTACGTTCGATTGAACAGAAAACGTTTTTGGGGCGGAGAGTACAACGCTGATAAAATTGCAGCATACCAAACACTATACACCTGTTTAAAGGTAATTGCTCAATTGTCGGCACCTATAGCACCATTCTTCTCAGACAGATTATTCCGCGATTTAACTAATGCAGGCAAAGAATCACAAAGCGTACACCTGTCATATTTTCCAAAGGCGGATAACTCGGTGATTAATACCGACTTGGAGCGCAAAATGAAATTGGCTCAACGAATATCTTCAATGATTTTGGGTCTAAGAAGAAAAGTCAATATACGCGTTCGTCAACCGCTACAAAAAATATTGATACCTGTACTCGATGAGCGCATGAAAAATGATATCGCAGAGGTTGAAAACATTATACTGTCGGAGGTAAATATTAAGGAAATTGAGTATATCTTAAGTTCAGACGATATTTTGGTTAAGAAAGTAAAACCAAACTTTAAAACGCTCGGACCTCGCTTTGGCAAACAGATGAAAGATGTTGCAGCTACAATCACAGCAATGACACAAAAGCAAATCAATCAGATTGAAGCTGAAAACAAAATTGTTTTGCAAGGAGCGTCAGGAGAGTTTGAAATAGGAATTGATGATGTTGAGATAGTTTCGGAAGATATTCCCGGATTGGCGGTATCATCGGAAGGTCAGCTTACAGTAGCCTTAGATATTCAGATAAGCGAAGAGCTTAGATATGAAGGAATAGCACGAGAGTTGATTAATCGTATTCAAAATATGCGAAAAGATAGCGGTTTAGATGTGACTGATAAAATAAAGTTGTATATTCGTCGTCACAAACTAATAGATACGGCTGTAAATAATCATAGTGAATATATTTCAACGCAAGTCTTAGCAGCAGAAATAGTACTTTTTGATGATCAAGAAGTTGAAGATGCTAAAGATGTAGAGTTGGAAGAAGATTTGACAACCCAAATATTAATCGAAAAAGTTAACTAA